The window GTCGGAGAGGTCCAGGGACCAGACGGCCACCCCGGTCAGACCGAGTCGCTCGGCGAGGGCCACGCGCTCACGCAGCGACCGCGCGTCCGACCACCACAGCACCTCGCCGCTGGGCAGGGTGGCGGTCCACTCGCCGACCGTGGTGTTCCACGTCGGGGTGACGTGGGCCTTCCGGACACGGCGACGGGCCTGGTCGTCGGACAGCTGCCCCGCCGGCCGCGGCCCCTTCCAGTGGTAGCCGTACCCGGCGACGCCGAGCACGATCTGGTCGGCGGGCGCGAGGGTGGCGAGCGCCCTGGCGGACTTCGACGCCCAGGGCAACGACCCGACCGGCCCCGGTGCGTCCGGCTCCCACGGGCCGTGCTGGTCGTAGGCCATCAGCGTGAGGTGGTCCAGCGGAGCGCGGAGCGCCCGGACGTCGTACCCCATGCGCGCGTACCCGGCCGCGGTCGTCGACGCCGACAGGGCGATGTCGAGCCGGACGTCTTCGCCGACCGCCGCACGGAGCTCCCGCGCGAAGGCCGTCAACCCCGCCGTGTCGGCGGCGGTCAACGCCTCGAGGTCGATCATGACCGAGTCCCATCCGCCGGAACGCACGTCGGTCGCGAGCGCGCGGACGACGTGGGACCGGTTGGCGGGGGACCGGAGCATCCTCCGGGCGATCGGCTCGCTGAAGTCGCCGTCGGCGTAGTTGCTGACGAGCAGCTGCGCCTCGAGCCCGCGGGCGTGCGCCCGGTTGCGCTGTGTCCTCGCCTCGCGGGAGGGGGTGGTGACACGTGTGCCGGTCCGGCTCAGCAGCAGCCCGTCGACGCCGACGACGTCCATCGCCGATGCGTTGGCGTCGATCAGCGCGGGGTCCGCCCCCTCTGGCTGGAAGCCCGTGACGTCGAACCATTCGGGTGTGCCGGACTCGGCGTTCGCGGGGCCCGTGCAGCCGGTCAGGACGAGGCCCGCGGTCAGGGCGA of the Curtobacterium sp. TC1 genome contains:
- a CDS encoding glycosyl hydrolase family 18 protein, which translates into the protein MITRPRSVLLAVALTAGLVLTGCTGPANAESGTPEWFDVTGFQPEGADPALIDANASAMDVVGVDGLLLSRTGTRVTTPSREARTQRNRAHARGLEAQLLVSNYADGDFSEPIARRMLRSPANRSHVVRALATDVRSGGWDSVMIDLEALTAADTAGLTAFARELRAAVGEDVRLDIALSASTTAAGYARMGYDVRALRAPLDHLTLMAYDQHGPWEPDAPGPVGSLPWASKSARALATLAPADQIVLGVAGYGYHWKGPRPAGQLSDDQARRRVRKAHVTPTWNTTVGEWTATLPSGEVLWWSDARSLRERVALAERLGLTGVAVWSLDLSDTLGG